The Hymenobacter sp. GOD-10R genome includes a window with the following:
- the proB gene encoding glutamate 5-kinase, which translates to MSLAYKRIIVKIGSNVLTQDNGLPDTARIQHLVDQLAALKKQGREVIVVSSGAVASGRSLVQVSDKADAVTSRQLLAAVGQVKLLTTYATLFSQHDLVCAQVLVTKEDFRDRVHYLNMQNCFGALLQNNIIPIVNENDVISVTELMFTDNDELAGLIASMLNADALLILSNVNGIYNGNPKDPSSELIQEIEPTTTSFSSFVTTQRSQFGRGGMITKCHMAHKVAQLGIAVHIANGKTENVLPRLLSGEVENTRFIPNKIASGKKKWIAHSETAVKGVIHINEGAKAALTTPGKAISLLPVGITHITGEFQKGDIIKLVDEHQKPVGLGLAEYGSEKAMERIGQKNQKPLVHYDYLFLNTEIS; encoded by the coding sequence ATGTCGCTCGCTTACAAAAGAATCATCGTTAAAATCGGCTCCAACGTGCTGACGCAGGATAATGGCTTGCCCGACACCGCTCGCATTCAGCACTTGGTAGACCAGCTCGCCGCGCTCAAAAAGCAAGGCCGAGAAGTCATTGTGGTGTCGTCGGGTGCAGTGGCGTCGGGGCGCAGCTTGGTGCAGGTTTCCGACAAAGCCGATGCCGTAACCAGCCGCCAGTTGCTAGCCGCCGTAGGGCAGGTAAAGCTGCTCACCACCTATGCTACGCTATTCAGCCAACACGATTTGGTATGCGCACAAGTGCTCGTTACGAAGGAAGATTTCCGCGACCGGGTACACTACCTGAATATGCAGAATTGCTTCGGCGCGCTGCTCCAAAACAACATCATCCCCATTGTAAATGAGAACGATGTGATTTCCGTAACGGAGCTGATGTTCACCGACAACGATGAGCTAGCCGGCCTCATCGCCTCCATGCTGAATGCCGACGCGCTGCTCATTCTCAGCAACGTGAATGGCATTTACAACGGCAACCCCAAAGACCCTAGCTCCGAGCTAATCCAGGAAATCGAGCCGACCACGACTAGTTTCTCGTCGTTCGTCACCACGCAACGCTCGCAGTTTGGCCGCGGCGGTATGATTACGAAGTGCCACATGGCGCACAAAGTTGCGCAGCTGGGCATTGCCGTGCACATTGCCAATGGCAAGACGGAGAACGTGCTACCCCGCTTGCTCAGCGGCGAAGTAGAAAACACGCGCTTCATCCCGAACAAAATTGCCTCGGGCAAAAAGAAGTGGATTGCGCACTCCGAAACGGCGGTGAAAGGCGTCATTCACATCAACGAAGGTGCGAAAGCAGCCCTCACGACGCCCGGTAAAGCCATCAGCTTGCTGCCCGTAGGCATCACGCACATCACCGGTGAGTTTCAGAAAGGCGACATTATTAAGCTGGTGGATGAACACCAGAAACCTGTCGGCCTAGGTTTAGCCGAGTATGGCTCAGAAAAGGCTATGGAGCGTATTGGGCAGAAAAATCAGAAGCCGCTCGTGCACTATGATTACTTGTTCCTGAACACAGAAATTAGCTAA
- a CDS encoding glutamate-5-semialdehyde dehydrogenase, whose product MNLQPVFEATQKASRGLGVITSDKIDALLRDLADAAVAKTPFLLAENEKDLARMSPDDPKHDRLKLTAARIEAIAEDIRNVAGLTSPLGEMLLQRELPNGLQLSKVRVPLGVVGVIYEARPNVTFDVAALCLKTGNASILKGGSDASFSNEAIISVIHDVLRQHNLAPEVATLLPADRQATEALLNAVGYVDVLIPRGSQGLIDFVRQNAKVPVIETGAGVVHTFFDESADLAKGRAIIFNSKTRRPSVCNTLDCLLLHHARLIDLPALTAPLATAQVLLYADEPSYAALRGLYPAELLQHATPEHFGTEFLSLKMAIKTVNSLDEALHHIAEHSSKHSEAILSETPEHIEQFLNSVDAAAVYANASTAFTDGAQFGLGAEIGISTQKLHARGPMGLEELTSYKWLVRGNGQVRTS is encoded by the coding sequence ATGAACTTGCAACCCGTATTCGAAGCAACCCAAAAAGCTAGCCGCGGCTTGGGCGTTATAACGTCCGATAAGATTGACGCCTTGCTGCGCGACCTAGCGGATGCTGCCGTAGCGAAAACACCTTTTCTGCTCGCCGAAAACGAAAAGGACCTAGCCCGCATGTCGCCGGACGACCCGAAGCATGACCGACTCAAGCTGACGGCAGCGCGCATTGAAGCTATTGCGGAAGATATTCGAAACGTGGCCGGCCTCACGTCGCCGTTGGGGGAAATGCTATTACAGCGAGAATTACCTAATGGCTTGCAGCTCTCCAAAGTGCGGGTACCGCTGGGCGTAGTCGGCGTCATCTACGAAGCCCGCCCTAATGTGACGTTCGACGTGGCAGCGCTGTGCCTGAAAACGGGCAACGCCAGTATCTTGAAAGGCGGCAGCGACGCTAGCTTTTCCAACGAAGCTATCATTTCCGTTATCCACGATGTGCTGCGCCAGCACAACCTAGCTCCGGAAGTCGCCACCCTCCTACCGGCAGACCGCCAAGCCACCGAAGCGCTGCTCAACGCCGTCGGCTACGTGGATGTGCTGATTCCGCGCGGCAGCCAGGGTTTGATTGACTTCGTGCGCCAAAACGCCAAAGTACCCGTCATCGAAACCGGCGCAGGCGTCGTGCACACCTTCTTCGACGAATCGGCTGACTTAGCCAAGGGCCGTGCTATTATTTTCAACTCCAAAACGCGCCGGCCCAGCGTCTGCAATACGCTGGACTGCTTGCTCCTGCACCACGCCCGCCTTATTGATCTGCCGGCCCTTACCGCGCCGCTGGCCACGGCGCAAGTGCTCCTCTACGCCGACGAACCTAGCTATGCAGCCCTGCGCGGATTGTACCCCGCCGAGCTGTTGCAACACGCTACGCCGGAGCACTTCGGCACCGAGTTTCTATCGCTCAAAATGGCCATCAAGACGGTTAATAGCCTGGATGAAGCCTTACACCACATTGCTGAGCACAGCTCTAAGCACAGCGAAGCTATCTTGTCGGAGACGCCCGAGCACATTGAGCAATTCCTGAACAGCGTCGATGCCGCTGCCGTGTACGCGAATGCCTCTACCGCTTTCACCGATGGCGCGCAGTTTGGCCTAGGTGCCGAAATCGGCATCAGCACGCAAAAGCTGCATGCCCGCGGCCCCATGGGATTGGAAGAACTCACCAGCTACAAGTGGCTCGTGCGCGGCAACGGACAGGTGCGGACTAGCTAA
- a CDS encoding GNAT family N-acetyltransferase, protein MVYSDQKLACRLERTEARANAACVDARARLFPGSRAQWLEVAGAYAMFDGPESPLTQTFGLGLFEEVTPHHLDKLEAFFKEQNAPVFHEVSPMADSSLLSLLNERKYQPLELTSVLYRELTQDFEIQVSRTPRLKARLIKAEETTLWAHTLTRGWSTEVPGLSDFMLEFGQITASSAGAFPFIAELAGEPIAAGGLFIYDGVALLAGASTAPEGRRQGAQMALLNARLQYAAEQGCTIAMMGASPGSQSQRNAEKNGFRIAYTRIKWQLRSGS, encoded by the coding sequence ATGGTATATTCTGATCAAAAGCTAGCCTGCCGGCTTGAGCGCACTGAAGCCCGCGCAAATGCAGCCTGTGTTGACGCACGAGCAAGGCTTTTTCCGGGAAGCAGGGCTCAATGGCTGGAGGTGGCCGGTGCATATGCCATGTTTGATGGGCCCGAGTCACCACTGACGCAGACCTTTGGTCTAGGTCTTTTTGAAGAAGTCACGCCCCATCATTTAGACAAGCTGGAAGCTTTTTTCAAAGAGCAGAACGCGCCTGTTTTTCATGAAGTTAGTCCCATGGCAGATAGCTCGCTCTTGAGCTTGTTGAACGAGAGGAAATATCAGCCTCTGGAATTGACAAGCGTGCTATACCGTGAGCTTACGCAAGACTTTGAAATTCAAGTTTCAAGAACCCCTCGCCTTAAGGCGCGCCTTATTAAGGCGGAAGAAACGACACTTTGGGCCCACACCTTAACTCGCGGGTGGAGCACCGAAGTACCTGGCTTGTCTGACTTCATGCTCGAATTTGGTCAAATCACGGCGAGCAGCGCAGGCGCATTCCCCTTCATTGCCGAATTGGCTGGCGAACCAATTGCTGCGGGTGGCCTCTTTATCTACGATGGCGTGGCGCTGTTGGCGGGAGCTAGCACCGCACCTGAGGGGCGTCGGCAAGGCGCCCAGATGGCGTTGCTTAATGCCCGTTTGCAATATGCGGCTGAGCAAGGCTGTACTATCGCCATGATGGGCGCATCACCCGGCAGTCAGTCGCAGCGAAACGCGGAGAAGAATGGCTTCCGCATCGCCTATACGCGCATTAAGTGGCAATTACGCTCGGGCTCTTGA
- a CDS encoding alpha-2-macroglobulin family protein: MLSRSLFRVPLLVLLASLCACSKPDPNSEKAAASTEGEEIDPYQNVVFTFDEDVVGDGQQNRWDTVQYLKFEPAVRGKFKWTSNRELTFSPAEPFRPSTAFEAKLRSEAMPSGKQKLALSRTKFHTPYLEMSAPQVFWGRSRRVSGSAEMRANLVFNYSVRPSDVRGKLRVTQDGQPVAFEVVSAEPDKLVGISFTQQVRPYSPLTLTVEPGLRAVGSDRATTKPLTADGDVPDQQTLQVRELTGSLQDGEPVVTVLTNQPVSADDIREQLKVSPEVPFAVEALESGFALKGGFEVGRSYQVSLSGGTRGALGGQLAEPFSQTVSFGDEQPSLSFANGDKAMYLDALGARNLGIRINEVEKVKVTIAKVYANNIQQLMRGGSQYGYPEYNEDEPSTDDEGGYIDRSFQYYDVENLGNVLTERTYTVSGLPKQQGLRLLNLSMKDLEFTGPLKGLYIVKIEDTEHQWLQVSKLVAVSDIGLIVKQGKAGSTLVFANSIRNAKPLSGVSVQFVSSNNQVIASSTTNGDGLAKFDSTAATSRFRLSMVTAQRESDFTFLDLPRSRVETSRFEVGGLQSNAARYQAFLYGDRDLYRPGDTIRTNTVIRTENWKTPPANLPVKIRLLLPTGKEYASLRKKLSAAGSFESSFILPPSIMTGLYTLEILTGNDVLLTSRQLSVEEFIPDRLKVTVKASPAVVRPGQTVTANITATNLFGPPATDRKFEVEFSLKEKSFNPKKYPDYDFQISTGEERRASYEEESESTSAISSRFEKAVREGNTDAAGRGAATYEVPGYSDLGILEGAAFTTVFDETGRPVNRLATFEVQTQPVLYGLQRLSDLISTRQQLPVRIVALTPAGQPTNASAQVTIVRLLWETVIERRGGRYLYNSQKREQVVMNRTIPLYAGGNPDANLGFAPTYSGEYEVRVSRPGARTYVAQRVYAYGYGDTQSNSFEVNNEGEVTIEADKAKYQPGETANLLLKTPFPGRVLVTVERDRVLDHFYVTTDEKSARVRIPIRGNHVPNIYVTATAIREITDNRLPLTVARGFVPLTVEKPEAQLQVALNVPQQSRSQTWQTIEATTAPGANVTLAVVDEGILQLKDYRTPDPYGYFYQKRALEVQAYDVYPFLLPELGTSSSGGDAADLSRRTTPVPSRRVKLLAKWSGVLKADASGKVRYKVRIPQFSGAVRVMALAYKDDAFGSAEKTMKVADPVVISTALPRFLSPGDTIDVPVTLTNTTGKEMRIVVNAQTGSLLQLIDNGSAERGGKLNFKYMNLKPNTEGRVLFQLKALQALGNEKVTIVAQSGQDAANKGETFTETIEIPVRPASPLEKRNGSGVIAGGSDATLNLKTNFLPSSLRSQLVVSRSPMTEFAKDLRYLLQYPYGCLEQTVSAAFPQLYYGDLTATLQQKTGQAAKAQRYNPNYNVQEAIRKIESMQLYNGSLSYWPGGDYDNWWATAYAAHFLLEAQRAGFDVNKIVLDKVLRYLQFRNRKRETEPYQYFDANNIARQKTIAKKEITYSLYVLALAGRQDPVAMNYYKANRPLLAQDARFLLACTFALNGNERSFRDVLPTKFGGETAAARALDGSFYSPIRDEALVLNALLAADPGNAQVVSLTRQLSRQVKQAGWLSTQERAFALLALGKVARQNAGSTVTASLLADSKKIGEFSGKDLTVNNVANRQLALRTAGSGSLYYFWETEGISPTNTIREEDAYLRVRRQFLDRNGQPLGSPTFRQNDLVVVKITLQAADAAGEVKNVAVTDLLPAGLEIENPRIGAVRDLAWATDAAQPDYLDMRDDRINLFTTATGQSKSFYYLARAVSKGTFRLGPVSADAMYNAEYHSYNGAGVVRVK, translated from the coding sequence ATGCTTTCCCGCTCCTTATTTCGCGTGCCACTACTGGTGCTGCTGGCGTCGCTATGTGCTTGCTCCAAGCCTGATCCGAACTCCGAAAAAGCCGCGGCAAGCACCGAGGGCGAGGAAATCGACCCGTACCAGAACGTGGTGTTCACCTTCGACGAGGACGTAGTGGGCGACGGGCAGCAGAACCGTTGGGATACGGTGCAGTACCTGAAGTTTGAGCCGGCCGTGCGTGGTAAGTTCAAGTGGACCAGCAACCGCGAGCTGACCTTTTCGCCCGCCGAGCCGTTTCGGCCGAGTACGGCATTTGAGGCCAAGTTGCGCTCGGAAGCCATGCCGAGCGGCAAGCAAAAGCTAGCCCTCAGCCGCACCAAGTTCCACACGCCTTACCTGGAAATGAGCGCGCCGCAGGTGTTCTGGGGCCGGTCGCGGCGGGTGAGTGGCTCGGCAGAGATGCGCGCCAACCTCGTGTTCAACTACTCGGTGCGGCCCAGCGACGTGCGCGGCAAGCTGCGCGTTACGCAAGATGGGCAGCCGGTAGCCTTCGAGGTCGTATCGGCCGAGCCAGACAAGCTGGTAGGTATCAGCTTTACCCAGCAAGTGCGGCCCTACTCGCCTTTGACGCTGACCGTGGAGCCGGGCCTGCGCGCCGTGGGCAGCGACCGAGCTACCACCAAACCACTCACCGCCGACGGCGACGTGCCCGACCAGCAAACCCTGCAAGTGCGCGAACTGACCGGCTCCTTGCAAGATGGCGAACCCGTCGTGACGGTGCTCACCAACCAGCCCGTTTCGGCGGATGATATTCGGGAGCAGCTGAAGGTGTCGCCGGAGGTGCCGTTTGCGGTGGAGGCGTTAGAAAGCGGCTTTGCCCTGAAAGGCGGTTTCGAAGTGGGCCGCAGCTACCAGGTGAGCCTAAGTGGCGGCACGCGCGGCGCCCTGGGCGGACAACTCGCCGAGCCTTTCAGCCAGACCGTAAGCTTCGGCGACGAGCAACCTAGCCTCTCGTTCGCCAACGGCGACAAAGCCATGTACCTCGACGCGCTGGGCGCCCGCAACCTAGGTATCCGCATCAACGAGGTGGAGAAGGTGAAGGTGACCATTGCCAAGGTGTACGCCAACAACATTCAGCAACTAATGCGCGGCGGCAGCCAGTACGGCTACCCCGAATACAATGAGGATGAGCCCAGTACCGACGACGAAGGCGGCTACATCGACCGCTCTTTCCAATACTACGACGTCGAAAACCTAGGTAATGTGCTCACCGAGCGCACCTACACCGTGTCGGGTTTGCCGAAGCAGCAGGGTTTGCGGCTGCTCAACCTGAGCATGAAGGACCTGGAATTTACGGGGCCGCTGAAGGGGCTGTACATCGTAAAAATTGAAGACACCGAGCATCAATGGCTGCAAGTATCGAAGCTGGTAGCAGTGTCAGATATCGGGCTGATTGTGAAACAGGGCAAGGCTGGCAGCACGCTGGTGTTTGCCAACTCCATCCGCAATGCCAAGCCGCTTTCGGGCGTGTCGGTGCAGTTTGTAAGTTCTAATAACCAAGTTATTGCGTCGAGCACGACGAACGGCGACGGCCTAGCGAAATTCGACAGCACGGCCGCCACGAGCCGCTTCCGCCTGAGCATGGTGACGGCCCAACGCGAGTCGGATTTTACGTTCCTCGACTTGCCGCGCAGCCGCGTTGAGACGTCGCGGTTTGAGGTGGGCGGTTTGCAGAGCAACGCAGCCCGCTACCAAGCCTTCCTCTACGGCGACCGGGACCTGTACCGCCCCGGCGACACGATTCGCACCAACACCGTTATCCGGACCGAAAACTGGAAAACGCCGCCCGCCAACTTGCCGGTCAAGATTCGGCTGCTGTTGCCCACGGGCAAGGAGTACGCGAGCTTGCGCAAGAAGCTGTCGGCGGCGGGCTCGTTTGAGTCGAGCTTCATTCTGCCGCCGAGTATCATGACGGGCCTTTACACGCTGGAAATCCTCACCGGAAACGACGTGCTGCTCACCTCGCGCCAGCTCAGCGTGGAAGAATTTATTCCCGACCGCCTGAAAGTGACGGTGAAAGCTAGCCCCGCCGTCGTGCGTCCGGGGCAAACGGTGACAGCCAACATCACGGCCACCAACCTGTTCGGCCCGCCCGCCACCGACCGCAAGTTTGAGGTGGAGTTCTCGCTGAAAGAGAAGTCCTTCAACCCCAAGAAATACCCTGATTACGACTTCCAAATCAGCACCGGGGAAGAGCGCCGCGCGAGCTACGAAGAGGAATCGGAAAGCACGTCGGCCATTTCGAGCCGCTTTGAGAAAGCCGTGCGCGAAGGCAACACCGACGCGGCCGGCCGGGGGGCGGCCACGTACGAGGTGCCGGGCTACTCCGACCTAGGTATTCTGGAAGGCGCGGCGTTTACGACGGTGTTCGACGAAACCGGCCGGCCAGTTAACCGCTTGGCCACGTTTGAGGTACAAACCCAGCCGGTACTATACGGGCTCCAACGCCTCAGCGACTTAATCAGCACGCGCCAGCAATTGCCGGTGCGCATCGTGGCCCTCACGCCGGCCGGTCAGCCGACGAATGCCAGCGCGCAGGTGACCATTGTACGACTGTTGTGGGAAACGGTGATTGAGCGCCGCGGCGGTCGTTACCTCTACAACTCGCAAAAGCGCGAGCAGGTGGTGATGAACCGCACCATTCCGCTGTACGCGGGCGGCAACCCCGATGCGAACCTAGGTTTTGCGCCCACCTACTCCGGCGAATACGAAGTGCGGGTGAGTCGGCCCGGCGCCCGCACCTACGTGGCGCAACGCGTGTACGCCTATGGCTACGGCGATACGCAGAGCAATTCCTTCGAAGTAAACAACGAGGGCGAGGTGACCATTGAGGCCGACAAGGCCAAGTACCAACCTGGCGAAACCGCCAACCTGCTGCTGAAAACACCTTTCCCCGGCCGCGTGCTCGTGACGGTGGAGCGCGACCGGGTGCTCGACCATTTCTACGTGACCACCGACGAGAAATCGGCCCGCGTGCGCATCCCGATTCGCGGCAACCACGTGCCCAATATCTATGTGACGGCCACCGCCATCCGCGAAATCACCGACAACCGCCTGCCGCTCACGGTGGCCCGCGGCTTCGTGCCGCTCACGGTGGAGAAGCCTGAGGCCCAGCTGCAAGTCGCCCTGAACGTGCCCCAGCAAAGCCGCTCCCAAACCTGGCAAACCATCGAAGCCACAACCGCGCCCGGCGCCAACGTGACCCTGGCCGTGGTGGACGAAGGCATTCTACAACTCAAGGATTACCGCACGCCCGACCCCTACGGCTACTTCTACCAGAAGCGCGCCCTCGAAGTGCAGGCCTACGACGTGTACCCCTTCCTGCTGCCCGAGCTAGGTACCAGCAGCTCCGGGGGCGACGCCGCCGACCTCTCGCGCCGCACCACGCCCGTGCCCTCGCGCCGCGTGAAGCTGCTCGCTAAATGGAGCGGCGTGCTGAAGGCCGATGCCAGCGGCAAAGTGCGCTACAAAGTGCGCATTCCGCAGTTCTCGGGCGCCGTGCGGGTCATGGCCCTCGCTTACAAAGACGACGCGTTTGGCTCCGCCGAAAAAACCATGAAAGTGGCTGACCCGGTGGTAATCAGCACCGCGCTACCTAGGTTCCTAAGCCCCGGCGACACGATTGACGTGCCGGTGACGCTGACGAACACGACGGGGAAAGAGATGCGAATTGTAGTTAATGCTCAGACAGGAAGCTTACTCCAATTGATTGACAACGGATCAGCAGAGCGTGGAGGCAAGCTAAATTTCAAGTATATGAACCTTAAGCCTAACACTGAAGGGCGAGTTCTTTTCCAGCTTAAAGCTTTACAAGCATTAGGCAACGAGAAAGTAACAATCGTAGCTCAATCTGGTCAGGATGCTGCTAATAAAGGAGAAACCTTCACCGAAACTATCGAAATACCCGTCCGACCCGCCTCACCGCTTGAAAAGCGCAACGGCTCCGGTGTCATAGCAGGTGGTAGCGACGCGACGTTGAACCTGAAAACCAACTTCCTGCCGTCGTCGCTGCGGAGCCAGCTGGTGGTGAGCCGCTCGCCGATGACGGAGTTTGCCAAAGACCTGCGCTATCTACTGCAATACCCTTACGGCTGCCTGGAGCAAACCGTGTCGGCCGCTTTTCCACAGCTCTATTACGGCGACCTAACTGCCACGCTTCAGCAGAAAACCGGGCAGGCCGCCAAGGCCCAGCGCTACAACCCAAACTACAACGTGCAGGAAGCCATTCGCAAAATCGAGTCGATGCAGCTCTACAACGGCTCGCTCAGCTACTGGCCCGGCGGCGACTACGACAACTGGTGGGCCACCGCCTACGCCGCGCACTTCTTGCTGGAAGCCCAGCGCGCCGGCTTCGACGTGAATAAAATCGTGCTTGACAAAGTGCTGCGCTACCTGCAATTCCGCAACCGCAAGCGCGAAACCGAGCCCTACCAGTACTTCGACGCCAATAACATTGCCCGCCAGAAAACCATTGCCAAAAAGGAAATCACCTACAGCCTCTACGTGCTAGCCCTGGCCGGTCGGCAAGACCCCGTGGCGATGAACTACTACAAAGCCAATCGGCCGCTGCTCGCCCAGGATGCTCGGTTCCTGTTGGCCTGTACCTTCGCCCTCAACGGCAACGAGCGCAGCTTCCGCGACGTGCTGCCCACTAAGTTCGGGGGCGAAACCGCCGCGGCCCGCGCCCTCGATGGCTCGTTCTACTCCCCCATCCGCGACGAAGCCCTGGTACTCAACGCCCTGCTCGCCGCCGACCCCGGCAACGCGCAAGTCGTGAGCCTCACGCGCCAGCTGAGCCGCCAGGTAAAGCAAGCGGGCTGGCTCAGCACCCAAGAGCGGGCATTTGCCCTGCTAGCCCTCGGCAAAGTAGCGCGCCAGAACGCAGGCAGCACCGTCACGGCCTCCCTCCTTGCTGACAGCAAGAAGATCGGAGAGTTTTCGGGCAAAGACCTCACGGTGAATAACGTAGCCAATCGGCAGCTAGCCTTGCGCACGGCGGGCAGCGGTAGCCTCTATTACTTCTGGGAAACGGAAGGCATTTCGCCCACCAACACCATCCGCGAGGAAGACGCCTACCTGCGCGTGCGCCGCCAGTTCCTCGACCGCAACGGTCAGCCCCTAGGCTCGCCCACCTTCCGCCAGAATGATTTGGTAGTCGTAAAAATCACCCTGCAAGCCGCCGACGCGGCCGGCGAGGTGAAGAACGTCGCCGTCACCGACCTACTGCCCGCCGGCCTCGAAATCGAAAACCCACGCATCGGCGCCGTCCGCGACCTAGCCTGGGCCACCGATGCCGCCCAACCCGACTACCTGGATATGCGCGACGACCGCATCAACCTATTCACCACCGCCACAGGTCAGTCCAAGTCGTTCTACTACCTGGCGCGGGCGGTGAGCAAAGGTACTTTCAGGCTAGGTCCGGTGAGTGCTGATGCGATGTATAACGCGGAGTACCATAGCTATAATGGAGCTGGCGTAGTACGAGTGAAGTAG
- the pbpC gene encoding penicillin-binding protein 1C has translation MCLYIAPMKRRVSIRFFAGLGLLVLLLAGLNLAFPLPHAPQYSPIVTAADGSVLHAFLNPTQKWRMKTELREITPALRKAIIAKEDRWFYYHLGVNPLAIVKATGRNLFGQGRTTGASTITMQVARLLEPKERTLGNKLLEMLRAVQLEAHYSKDEILQLYLNLVPYGGNVEGVKSAALLYFQQPPDYLSLAQTVTLAIIPNRPRGLVLGKNNAAVLQERNRWLRRFGKLGLFPAKDIVDALLEPLDVQRHAAPTLAPHLARRLVRQFPHEAIIASTLSRSKQAKAEDLTRNYVRRLHELGISNAAVLVINNRTRAVEAYVGSADFRDAFNQGQVDGIQAIRSPGSTLKPFLYALAMDRGLLTPKLVLPDVPTNFDGYRPENFDKHCNGEVTLERALAYSLNIPAVRVLSEMGVPTFTDKLREAGFQRVSRDAPRLGLSSILGGCGASLEELTDLYVTLANAGKYAPLRWTSKLGHKVKEIPLVSDASAFLVTDILSQLTRPDLPINYQSSTRLPKVAWKTGTSYGRRDAWSIGYNREYTIGVWVGNFSGQGAPALTGADVATPLLFDLFNTIAYNSPNDWFQPPASLDFRLVCAETGLLPGEHCPNQIIDYFLPGTSSTQRCQHQKEILVSGDGQYAYCRACAPAAGFRRELYPNLLPEVLAYKETQGIPYRRLPPHNPECQLVRSSAERAPSITSPLANTEYVLNRHEQQQLLLSCAADNEVRQVYWYVNDRFLRAAAASERVFFKPSPGPLKISCADDHGRNTNIQVTVTEM, from the coding sequence ATGTGTCTCTACATTGCACCTATGAAGCGGCGCGTCAGCATACGTTTTTTTGCAGGGCTAGGGCTGCTAGTGCTTTTGCTGGCTGGCCTCAACCTTGCCTTTCCGCTGCCGCATGCGCCGCAATATTCCCCCATCGTCACAGCTGCTGATGGCTCGGTGCTCCATGCCTTTCTGAACCCGACGCAGAAGTGGCGCATGAAAACCGAACTGCGCGAAATCACGCCGGCGCTTCGCAAGGCCATTATTGCGAAGGAAGACCGGTGGTTTTATTATCATCTCGGCGTCAATCCGCTGGCGATAGTGAAAGCAACGGGGCGCAACCTGTTCGGCCAGGGTCGCACGACGGGCGCCAGCACCATTACGATGCAGGTGGCGCGTTTGCTGGAGCCCAAGGAACGCACCCTCGGTAATAAGCTGCTGGAGATGCTGCGCGCTGTGCAACTCGAAGCGCATTACAGCAAAGATGAAATCTTGCAGCTTTACCTCAACCTAGTGCCCTACGGCGGCAACGTGGAAGGCGTGAAGTCGGCCGCACTGCTCTACTTTCAGCAGCCGCCTGATTACTTATCACTGGCACAAACCGTGACGCTCGCCATTATTCCAAACCGACCTAGGGGTTTGGTCTTAGGGAAAAACAATGCGGCCGTATTGCAAGAGCGCAACCGTTGGCTGCGGCGCTTTGGCAAGCTAGGTTTGTTTCCTGCAAAGGATATTGTAGACGCGCTATTGGAGCCGCTCGATGTGCAACGCCATGCGGCCCCGACGCTCGCACCGCACCTCGCCCGCCGGTTGGTACGGCAGTTTCCCCACGAGGCCATTATTGCTTCCACGCTAAGCCGCAGCAAGCAGGCCAAAGCCGAAGACCTAACGCGCAACTATGTGCGTCGTCTGCACGAGCTAGGTATTTCGAATGCGGCGGTGCTGGTCATCAACAACCGCACTCGGGCCGTGGAAGCCTACGTCGGCTCGGCAGATTTCCGGGATGCTTTCAACCAAGGGCAGGTTGATGGCATTCAAGCGATTCGCTCGCCGGGCAGCACGCTGAAGCCATTCCTCTATGCCCTCGCCATGGACCGTGGCCTGCTCACGCCCAAGCTCGTGCTGCCCGACGTGCCGACCAACTTCGACGGCTACCGGCCCGAGAACTTCGACAAACACTGCAACGGCGAAGTGACGCTGGAGCGCGCTCTGGCGTATTCGCTCAATATTCCGGCCGTGCGTGTGCTCTCCGAAATGGGCGTGCCGACGTTCACGGACAAGCTGCGCGAAGCGGGTTTTCAGCGAGTCAGTCGAGATGCACCTCGGTTGGGTTTGTCCAGTATCCTAGGTGGTTGTGGCGCCAGCTTAGAAGAGTTGACGGACCTTTATGTGACGCTGGCTAATGCCGGGAAATATGCGCCGTTACGGTGGACCTCGAAGCTAGGGCATAAGGTCAAAGAAATTCCACTCGTCTCCGACGCTTCCGCCTTCCTCGTCACCGACATTCTCAGCCAACTCACCCGCCCCGATTTACCCATCAACTACCAGAGCAGCACGCGCCTGCCGAAAGTGGCCTGGAAAACCGGTACGAGCTACGGCCGCCGCGACGCCTGGAGCATCGGCTACAACCGCGAGTACACTATTGGCGTGTGGGTGGGCAACTTTAGCGGGCAAGGCGCGCCGGCCCTCACCGGCGCGGATGTGGCCACGCCGCTGCTCTTCGACTTGTTCAACACCATCGCTTACAACTCGCCTAACGATTGGTTTCAGCCGCCCGCTTCGCTCGATTTCCGCCTAGTGTGCGCCGAAACGGGGTTGCTGCCCGGCGAGCATTGCCCCAACCAAATCATCGACTATTTCTTACCCGGCACCTCCTCCACGCAACGCTGCCAGCACCAGAAAGAGATACTTGTTTCGGGTGATGGGCAATATGCTTACTGCCGCGCCTGCGCCCCAGCGGCGGGTTTTCGGCGCGAGCTATACCCGAATTTGCTACCGGAGGTGCTAGCTTATAAGGAGACGCAGGGCATCCCCTACCGTCGTTTGCCGCCCCACAACCCTGAGTGCCAGTTGGTGCGCAGCAGCGCAGAGCGGGCACCCAGCATCACCTCGCCCCTAGCCAATACCGAATACGTGCTCAACCGCCACGAGCAGCAACAGCTCCTGCTCAGCTGCGCCGCCGACAACGAGGTGCGGCAAGTATATTGGTACGTGAACGACCGGTTCCTGCGAGCCGCCGCCGCTTCGGAGCGCGTGTTTTTCAAACCATCACCTGGCCCGCTGAAAATATCCTGCGCCGACGACCACGGCCGGAACACCAATATTCAAGTGACGGTTACAGAGATGTAA